From the genome of Anopheles moucheti chromosome 3, idAnoMoucSN_F20_07, whole genome shotgun sequence, one region includes:
- the LOC128301425 gene encoding transcription elongation factor S-II isoform X1, producing MNVEEEVFRIQKKLGKMTSQSDGSGQEQALDLLRELQRLNIDLDILTKTRIGMTVNELRKCSKDDEVISLAKSLIKSWKRFLAGTPPSKDGAKDSSKSSGKSSSKSSSKSSDGGSTGTGGGGANGEKANSGSGGAGGVGGNKKDYDREKESKSKAPPSGGMSSQSSSNTTDAVRLKCREMLANALRVDGEPPEGCQSPEELGEELEEAIFVEFKNTDMRYKNRVRSRVANLKDPKNPSLRANFISGAITAQRLAKMTSEEMASDEMKHLRDRFVKEAINDAQLATVQGTKTDLLKCGKCKKRNCTYNQLQTRSADEPMTTFVMCNECGHRWKFC from the exons ATGAACGTCGAGGAAGAGGTGTTTCGCATTCAGAAAAAGCTGGGCAAAATGACTTCCCAGTCGGATGGATCG GGCCAAGAGCAAGCGCTTGATTTGTTGCGCGAGCTGCAACGGTTAAATATTGATCTGGATATACTGACGAAAACGCGCATCGGCATGACGGTGAACGAGTTGCGTAAGTGCAGCAAGGACGATGAAGTGATCAGCTTGGCCAAATCGCTTATCAAGAGCTGGAAACGTTTTCTCGCCGGTACGCCACCTTCGAAAGACGGTGCGAAGGATTCGTCCAAGTCGTCCGGCAAATCATCGAGCAAATCGAGCAGCAAATCGTCCGACGGTGGCAGCACTGGTACAGGGGGCGGTGGAGCTAATGGTGAGAAAGCAAACAGTGGAAGCGGTGGAGCTGGCGGTGTTGGTGGCAACAAGAAGGACTACGATCGAGAGAAGGAAAGTAAATCGAAAGCACCTCCCTCCGGCGGTATGTCGTCGCAGTCCAGCAGCAATACGACCGATGCGGTGAGGTTGAAGTGTCGTGAAATGTTGGCGAACGCGCTGCGCGTCGATGGTGAACCGCCGGAGGGCTGTCAGTCACCGGAAGAGCTCGGTGAAGAGCTGGAGGAGGCCATTTTTGTCGAGTTCAAAAATACGGACATGCGCTACAAGAACCGTGTTAGATCGCGCGTCGCTAACCTAAAGGATCCGAAGAATCCGAGTCTACGGGCAAACTTCATAAGCGGCGCTATCACTGCCCAGCGGCTTGCCAAAATGACCTCGGAGGAGATGGCGAGCGATGAGATGAAGCATTTGCGCGATCGTTTCGTGAAGGAGGCGATCAACGATGCACAGTTGGCAACGGTGCAGGGCACCAAGACCGATCTGCTCAAGTGTGGCAAGTGCAAGAAGCGCAACTGCACGTACAACCAGCTGCAGACGAGAAGCGCTGACGAACCTATGACCACTTTCGTCATGTGCAACGAGTGTGGCCACCGTTGGAAGTTCTGCTAG
- the LOC128301425 gene encoding transcription elongation factor S-II isoform X2 encodes MNVEEEVFRIQKKLGKMTSQSDGSQALDLLRELQRLNIDLDILTKTRIGMTVNELRKCSKDDEVISLAKSLIKSWKRFLAGTPPSKDGAKDSSKSSGKSSSKSSSKSSDGGSTGTGGGGANGEKANSGSGGAGGVGGNKKDYDREKESKSKAPPSGGMSSQSSSNTTDAVRLKCREMLANALRVDGEPPEGCQSPEELGEELEEAIFVEFKNTDMRYKNRVRSRVANLKDPKNPSLRANFISGAITAQRLAKMTSEEMASDEMKHLRDRFVKEAINDAQLATVQGTKTDLLKCGKCKKRNCTYNQLQTRSADEPMTTFVMCNECGHRWKFC; translated from the exons ATGAACGTCGAGGAAGAGGTGTTTCGCATTCAGAAAAAGCTGGGCAAAATGACTTCCCAGTCGGATGGATCG CAAGCGCTTGATTTGTTGCGCGAGCTGCAACGGTTAAATATTGATCTGGATATACTGACGAAAACGCGCATCGGCATGACGGTGAACGAGTTGCGTAAGTGCAGCAAGGACGATGAAGTGATCAGCTTGGCCAAATCGCTTATCAAGAGCTGGAAACGTTTTCTCGCCGGTACGCCACCTTCGAAAGACGGTGCGAAGGATTCGTCCAAGTCGTCCGGCAAATCATCGAGCAAATCGAGCAGCAAATCGTCCGACGGTGGCAGCACTGGTACAGGGGGCGGTGGAGCTAATGGTGAGAAAGCAAACAGTGGAAGCGGTGGAGCTGGCGGTGTTGGTGGCAACAAGAAGGACTACGATCGAGAGAAGGAAAGTAAATCGAAAGCACCTCCCTCCGGCGGTATGTCGTCGCAGTCCAGCAGCAATACGACCGATGCGGTGAGGTTGAAGTGTCGTGAAATGTTGGCGAACGCGCTGCGCGTCGATGGTGAACCGCCGGAGGGCTGTCAGTCACCGGAAGAGCTCGGTGAAGAGCTGGAGGAGGCCATTTTTGTCGAGTTCAAAAATACGGACATGCGCTACAAGAACCGTGTTAGATCGCGCGTCGCTAACCTAAAGGATCCGAAGAATCCGAGTCTACGGGCAAACTTCATAAGCGGCGCTATCACTGCCCAGCGGCTTGCCAAAATGACCTCGGAGGAGATGGCGAGCGATGAGATGAAGCATTTGCGCGATCGTTTCGTGAAGGAGGCGATCAACGATGCACAGTTGGCAACGGTGCAGGGCACCAAGACCGATCTGCTCAAGTGTGGCAAGTGCAAGAAGCGCAACTGCACGTACAACCAGCTGCAGACGAGAAGCGCTGACGAACCTATGACCACTTTCGTCATGTGCAACGAGTGTGGCCACCGTTGGAAGTTCTGCTAG
- the LOC128301425 gene encoding transcription elongation factor S-II isoform X4, with protein MNVEEEVFRIQKKLGKMTSQSDGSGQEQALDLLRELQRLNIDLDILTKTRIGMTVNELRKCSKDDEVISLAKSLIKSWKRFLAGTPPSKDGAKDSSKSSGKSSSKSSSKSSDGGSTGTGEKESKSKAPPSGGMSSQSSSNTTDAVRLKCREMLANALRVDGEPPEGCQSPEELGEELEEAIFVEFKNTDMRYKNRVRSRVANLKDPKNPSLRANFISGAITAQRLAKMTSEEMASDEMKHLRDRFVKEAINDAQLATVQGTKTDLLKCGKCKKRNCTYNQLQTRSADEPMTTFVMCNECGHRWKFC; from the exons ATGAACGTCGAGGAAGAGGTGTTTCGCATTCAGAAAAAGCTGGGCAAAATGACTTCCCAGTCGGATGGATCG GGCCAAGAGCAAGCGCTTGATTTGTTGCGCGAGCTGCAACGGTTAAATATTGATCTGGATATACTGACGAAAACGCGCATCGGCATGACGGTGAACGAGTTGCGTAAGTGCAGCAAGGACGATGAAGTGATCAGCTTGGCCAAATCGCTTATCAAGAGCTGGAAACGTTTTCTCGCCGGTACGCCACCTTCGAAAGACGGTGCGAAGGATTCGTCCAAGTCGTCCGGCAAATCATCGAGCAAATCGAGCAGCAAATCGTCCGACGGTGGCAGCACTGGTACAGGGG AGAAGGAAAGTAAATCGAAAGCACCTCCCTCCGGCGGTATGTCGTCGCAGTCCAGCAGCAATACGACCGATGCGGTGAGGTTGAAGTGTCGTGAAATGTTGGCGAACGCGCTGCGCGTCGATGGTGAACCGCCGGAGGGCTGTCAGTCACCGGAAGAGCTCGGTGAAGAGCTGGAGGAGGCCATTTTTGTCGAGTTCAAAAATACGGACATGCGCTACAAGAACCGTGTTAGATCGCGCGTCGCTAACCTAAAGGATCCGAAGAATCCGAGTCTACGGGCAAACTTCATAAGCGGCGCTATCACTGCCCAGCGGCTTGCCAAAATGACCTCGGAGGAGATGGCGAGCGATGAGATGAAGCATTTGCGCGATCGTTTCGTGAAGGAGGCGATCAACGATGCACAGTTGGCAACGGTGCAGGGCACCAAGACCGATCTGCTCAAGTGTGGCAAGTGCAAGAAGCGCAACTGCACGTACAACCAGCTGCAGACGAGAAGCGCTGACGAACCTATGACCACTTTCGTCATGTGCAACGAGTGTGGCCACCGTTGGAAGTTCTGCTAG
- the LOC128301425 gene encoding transcription elongation factor S-II isoform X3: MNVEEEVFRIQKKLGKMTSQSDGSGQEQALDLLRELQRLNIDLDILTKTRIGMTVNELRKCSKDDEVISLAKSLIKSWKRFLAGTPPSKDGAKDSSKSSGKSSSKSSSKSSDGGSTGTGGGGANGEKANSGSEKESKSKAPPSGGMSSQSSSNTTDAVRLKCREMLANALRVDGEPPEGCQSPEELGEELEEAIFVEFKNTDMRYKNRVRSRVANLKDPKNPSLRANFISGAITAQRLAKMTSEEMASDEMKHLRDRFVKEAINDAQLATVQGTKTDLLKCGKCKKRNCTYNQLQTRSADEPMTTFVMCNECGHRWKFC; the protein is encoded by the exons ATGAACGTCGAGGAAGAGGTGTTTCGCATTCAGAAAAAGCTGGGCAAAATGACTTCCCAGTCGGATGGATCG GGCCAAGAGCAAGCGCTTGATTTGTTGCGCGAGCTGCAACGGTTAAATATTGATCTGGATATACTGACGAAAACGCGCATCGGCATGACGGTGAACGAGTTGCGTAAGTGCAGCAAGGACGATGAAGTGATCAGCTTGGCCAAATCGCTTATCAAGAGCTGGAAACGTTTTCTCGCCGGTACGCCACCTTCGAAAGACGGTGCGAAGGATTCGTCCAAGTCGTCCGGCAAATCATCGAGCAAATCGAGCAGCAAATCGTCCGACGGTGGCAGCACTGGTACAGGGGGCGGTGGAGCTAATGGTGAGAAAGCAAACAGTGGAAGCG AGAAGGAAAGTAAATCGAAAGCACCTCCCTCCGGCGGTATGTCGTCGCAGTCCAGCAGCAATACGACCGATGCGGTGAGGTTGAAGTGTCGTGAAATGTTGGCGAACGCGCTGCGCGTCGATGGTGAACCGCCGGAGGGCTGTCAGTCACCGGAAGAGCTCGGTGAAGAGCTGGAGGAGGCCATTTTTGTCGAGTTCAAAAATACGGACATGCGCTACAAGAACCGTGTTAGATCGCGCGTCGCTAACCTAAAGGATCCGAAGAATCCGAGTCTACGGGCAAACTTCATAAGCGGCGCTATCACTGCCCAGCGGCTTGCCAAAATGACCTCGGAGGAGATGGCGAGCGATGAGATGAAGCATTTGCGCGATCGTTTCGTGAAGGAGGCGATCAACGATGCACAGTTGGCAACGGTGCAGGGCACCAAGACCGATCTGCTCAAGTGTGGCAAGTGCAAGAAGCGCAACTGCACGTACAACCAGCTGCAGACGAGAAGCGCTGACGAACCTATGACCACTTTCGTCATGTGCAACGAGTGTGGCCACCGTTGGAAGTTCTGCTAG
- the LOC128301425 gene encoding transcription elongation factor S-II isoform X6, with protein MNVEEEVFRIQKKLGKMTSQSDGSGQEQALDLLRELQRLNIDLDILTKTRIGMTVNELRKCSKDDEVISLAKSLIKSWKRFLAGTPPSKDAGGVGGNKKDYDREKESKSKAPPSGGMSSQSSSNTTDAVRLKCREMLANALRVDGEPPEGCQSPEELGEELEEAIFVEFKNTDMRYKNRVRSRVANLKDPKNPSLRANFISGAITAQRLAKMTSEEMASDEMKHLRDRFVKEAINDAQLATVQGTKTDLLKCGKCKKRNCTYNQLQTRSADEPMTTFVMCNECGHRWKFC; from the exons ATGAACGTCGAGGAAGAGGTGTTTCGCATTCAGAAAAAGCTGGGCAAAATGACTTCCCAGTCGGATGGATCG GGCCAAGAGCAAGCGCTTGATTTGTTGCGCGAGCTGCAACGGTTAAATATTGATCTGGATATACTGACGAAAACGCGCATCGGCATGACGGTGAACGAGTTGCGTAAGTGCAGCAAGGACGATGAAGTGATCAGCTTGGCCAAATCGCTTATCAAGAGCTGGAAACGTTTTCTCGCCGGTACGCCACCTTCGAAAGACG CTGGCGGTGTTGGTGGCAACAAGAAGGACTACGATCGAGAGAAGGAAAGTAAATCGAAAGCACCTCCCTCCGGCGGTATGTCGTCGCAGTCCAGCAGCAATACGACCGATGCGGTGAGGTTGAAGTGTCGTGAAATGTTGGCGAACGCGCTGCGCGTCGATGGTGAACCGCCGGAGGGCTGTCAGTCACCGGAAGAGCTCGGTGAAGAGCTGGAGGAGGCCATTTTTGTCGAGTTCAAAAATACGGACATGCGCTACAAGAACCGTGTTAGATCGCGCGTCGCTAACCTAAAGGATCCGAAGAATCCGAGTCTACGGGCAAACTTCATAAGCGGCGCTATCACTGCCCAGCGGCTTGCCAAAATGACCTCGGAGGAGATGGCGAGCGATGAGATGAAGCATTTGCGCGATCGTTTCGTGAAGGAGGCGATCAACGATGCACAGTTGGCAACGGTGCAGGGCACCAAGACCGATCTGCTCAAGTGTGGCAAGTGCAAGAAGCGCAACTGCACGTACAACCAGCTGCAGACGAGAAGCGCTGACGAACCTATGACCACTTTCGTCATGTGCAACGAGTGTGGCCACCGTTGGAAGTTCTGCTAG
- the LOC128301425 gene encoding transcription elongation factor S-II isoform X5 codes for MNVEEEVFRIQKKLGKMTSQSDGSGQEQALDLLRELQRLNIDLDILTKTRIGMTVNELRKCSKDDEVISLAKSLIKSWKRFLAGTPPSKDGAKDSSKSSGKSSSKSSSKSSDEKESKSKAPPSGGMSSQSSSNTTDAVRLKCREMLANALRVDGEPPEGCQSPEELGEELEEAIFVEFKNTDMRYKNRVRSRVANLKDPKNPSLRANFISGAITAQRLAKMTSEEMASDEMKHLRDRFVKEAINDAQLATVQGTKTDLLKCGKCKKRNCTYNQLQTRSADEPMTTFVMCNECGHRWKFC; via the exons ATGAACGTCGAGGAAGAGGTGTTTCGCATTCAGAAAAAGCTGGGCAAAATGACTTCCCAGTCGGATGGATCG GGCCAAGAGCAAGCGCTTGATTTGTTGCGCGAGCTGCAACGGTTAAATATTGATCTGGATATACTGACGAAAACGCGCATCGGCATGACGGTGAACGAGTTGCGTAAGTGCAGCAAGGACGATGAAGTGATCAGCTTGGCCAAATCGCTTATCAAGAGCTGGAAACGTTTTCTCGCCGGTACGCCACCTTCGAAAGACGGTGCGAAGGATTCGTCCAAGTCGTCCGGCAAATCATCGAGCAAATCGAGCAGCAAATCGTCCGACG AGAAGGAAAGTAAATCGAAAGCACCTCCCTCCGGCGGTATGTCGTCGCAGTCCAGCAGCAATACGACCGATGCGGTGAGGTTGAAGTGTCGTGAAATGTTGGCGAACGCGCTGCGCGTCGATGGTGAACCGCCGGAGGGCTGTCAGTCACCGGAAGAGCTCGGTGAAGAGCTGGAGGAGGCCATTTTTGTCGAGTTCAAAAATACGGACATGCGCTACAAGAACCGTGTTAGATCGCGCGTCGCTAACCTAAAGGATCCGAAGAATCCGAGTCTACGGGCAAACTTCATAAGCGGCGCTATCACTGCCCAGCGGCTTGCCAAAATGACCTCGGAGGAGATGGCGAGCGATGAGATGAAGCATTTGCGCGATCGTTTCGTGAAGGAGGCGATCAACGATGCACAGTTGGCAACGGTGCAGGGCACCAAGACCGATCTGCTCAAGTGTGGCAAGTGCAAGAAGCGCAACTGCACGTACAACCAGCTGCAGACGAGAAGCGCTGACGAACCTATGACCACTTTCGTCATGTGCAACGAGTGTGGCCACCGTTGGAAGTTCTGCTAG